The following are encoded in a window of Acropora muricata isolate sample 2 chromosome 6, ASM3666990v1, whole genome shotgun sequence genomic DNA:
- the LOC136920781 gene encoding uncharacterized protein, with amino-acid sequence MLDPAMAAKSKFNGRLCLSADDVPKEEQANAGCSLLTFMNLASGNVKNALEKPANFKRNINHRRYLQKQLRNFGKRKPNEMILKKPKEVFKHKSNSLSNIKHSTSRNSSGQPEGNFKKAEKNSGFGSYEKPSLRERNLPPSFWQEPLVEDVAQTCMFPLYPTSFHTGANDSEGLYNPTTFESYFDGWSEFAAREVPTESLSPYAESAGAPSVSSEEAINDDFMTGEELTQNIDIKDLYVPELYITDRNSHEHSYDDSLYLAPISPSQYILTPTSCSDQAFFNFAFDHDNSELPPFAMAFLSPGSLAQY; translated from the coding sequence ATGTTGGACCCTGCAATGGCTGCAAAGTCGAAATTCAATGGTCGACTCTGTTTATCTGCAGACGACGTCCCAAAGGAAGAACAGGCCAATGCTGGCTGCTCACTGCTCACTTTCATGAACTTGGCGTCTGgaaatgtcaaaaatgcttTAGAAAAGCCAGCCAACTTTAAAAGGAACATCAACCACCGAAGATACCTTCAAAAACAATTGCGAAATTTTGGCAAGCGGAAACCAAATGAAATGATCTTGAAGAAGCCGAAAGAGGTTTTCAAACACAAAAGCAATTCCCTTTCCAACATCAAACACAGCACATCACGGAATTCCTCAGGGCAGCCAGAGGGAAATTTCAAGAAAGCAGAGAAAAATTCTGGATTTGGAAGCTATGAAAAACCTTCACTGAGGGAAAGAAATCTGCCTCCTTCATTCTGGCAGGAGCCGTTAGTTGAGGATGTAGCACAGACATGTATGTTTCCACTGTATCCCACTTCCTTTCACACAGGAGCTAATGATTCCGAGGGTCTTTACAATCCAACCACTTTTGAGAGTTATTTCGATGGCTGGAGTGAGTTTGCAGCACGAGAAGTTCCTACAGAGAGTTTATCACCGTATGCAGAATCAGCTGGAGCACCATCAGTGTCATCCGAGGAGGCCATAAATGATGATTTCATGACCGGAGAGGAACTTACACAAAATATCGACATCAAAGATCTGTATGTGCCTGAACTTTATATCACGGACAGAAATTCACATGAACATTCCTACGATGACAGTCTTTATCTTGCGCCGATATCACCATCACAATACATCTTAACGCCGACAAGTTGCTCAGATCAAgccttttttaattttgcttttgatCATGACAATTCTGAGCTACCGCCATTTGCTATGGCTTTCTTAAGTCCTGGTTCCTTAGCGCAATATTAG
- the LOC136920774 gene encoding kinesin-like protein KIF19, giving the protein MPDKVKEKESTQNLLVAVRVRPLNGAEVEDKKCTEIVHVLDENLVVLKDPNEDQDDILRANRSREKQYIFDYAFGPNSNQADVYAKVAKPLIESVITGYNATVFAYGATGAGKTFTMLGTDQEPGIMARTLNDLFYEMDKTKDDMKYKVSMSYLEIYNEMIRDLLNPSSGFLELREDSKGVVVAGISEVQAKKTSEVMDLLVMGNKQRTSEPTAANKTSSRSHAILQVTVTQKSRVKNTIDEFKVGKLFMIDLAGSERAAQTKNRGKRMIEGAHINRSLLALGNCINALSENRGHYVNYRDSKLTRLLKDSLGGNCRTVMVAHASPASGSFEETRNTLLYADRAKNIKTNTKPNQFSVSYHIAQYTNIIADLRKEIFRLKLKISEHGEESGDGSLRKRKDKNPEEMNRLRDQLVGTFKEQMDIRRRLIELEDTAMQISLDVNRYMLVIDEWEQEKARRGIRKSTKSFVERSDHSEIKEGETSNDPPRTQEDNALSESDERGTSLSKSDSLEDVESKDLDTEKNKKEELENSNGTAGIAEPEEVSFAREEISTLIAEEKRTSDLKADLQEKLQQTRKEVETLEELLPKKISSEENREILGLLCKIHELEITNAELQSNSLLRENLLQQKDLEINKFESRQRLCYEIIQMQRTVINDSGVKCPTELDALYEVYTEQSADFLSSTEESKQTSLNNVQKASILSEFNRRMMPITRERLFTVSKLSPLSEETPSRLVSLQNSPVKRTRAPPSASAVSEDDVFMADSSSPLPLSMPKMTRKLLSFTEDGESERSTPTESIVTEESREEVTPATPASPVFARTRKISQLATRRRIGLEKNLSRSSLEPGNEFPVKASSVTDMRAHEQTVARQNVKADRTLSTKASLSMSDLTVIDKRTGDVSCEETISLDKQKSPAISKMKKAPQRISKRLRSASLDEGKVLRVKPRRTRKEELQDAARQKAAAALAKKNRLYTGPNAEARKPFVVRRSRGPNLTKATQHDAKKAAGKPSASADNSQLNGEIQTFWTNVTPPSTVHQYGVNYGKGHTIQKRYRGPAEIRGSDSSRSTPRLKPAKNPPRTGGTKSVDELSVSGVAVRPSKQTAGMRRS; this is encoded by the exons GCTGATGTTTACGCAAAAGTGGCAAAACCTCTGATTGAGAGTGTCATCACAGGTTACAATGCAACTGTGTTCGCCTATGGAGCCACTG gAGCTGGAAAGACATTTACTATGTTGGGCACAGATCAGGAACCAGGGATCATGGCTCGTACCTTGAATGATTTATTCTATGAAATGGACAAAACCAAGGATGATATGAAGTATAAGGTGTCCATGTCTTATTTGGAG ATCTATAATGAAATGATTCGAGACTTGTTAAACCCTTCTTCTGGATTCCTTGAGCTGCGAGAAGACAGTAAGGGTGTGGTTGTCGCTGGTATCTCAGAAGTACAAGCAAAGAAAACCAGTGAG GTGATGGATTTGCTTGTAATGGGAAACAAACAAAGGACCTCAGAACCGACAGCTGCCAATAAAACATCATCAAGATCGCATGCCATCCTTCAG GTCACTGTAACACAAAAGAGTCGTGTAAAAAATACAATTGATGAATTCAAAGTTGGAAAGCTGTTTATGATTGATTTAGCTGGATCAGAGAGAGCTGCCCAGACAAAG AATCGTGGCAAAAGAATGATAGAAGGCGCTCACATCAACAGATCTCTGCTTGCACTTGGAAACTGCATCAATGCCCTGA GTGAAAATCGTGGCCATTATGTGAATTACAGGGACAGCAAACTGACCAGACTTTTGAAG GATTCTTTGGGTGGAAACTGCAGAACTGTGATGGTTGCTCATGCTAGCCCTGCCAGTGGCTCTTTTGAGGAGACTCGCAATACTCTGTTGTACGCCGACAGAGCCAAGAATATAAAAACGAAC ACCAAACCTAACCAGTTCAGCGTGTCGTACCACATCGCCCAGTACACCAACATCATTGCAGACTTAAGAAAGGAAATTTTTCggttgaaactgaaaatatcTGAACATGGAGAGGAATCCGGTGATGGAAGTTTGC GGAAGCGTAAAGATAAAAATCCAGAAGAAATGAACAGACTGCGAGACCAGCTTGTGGGAACTTTCAAAGAGCAAATGGATATCAG GCGTAGGCTGATTGAGCTGGAAGACACAGCAATGCAGATTTCACTGGATGTAAACAGATACATGTTGGTTATTGACGA GTGGGAACAGGAAAAAGCCCGACGAGGAATACGGAAGTCAACAAAAAGCTTTGTTGAGAGGAGCGATCATTCTGAGATTAAAGAGGGGGAAACTAGCAATGATCCGCCACGGACACAAGAAGATAATGCCCTCAGCGAAAGCGATGAACGAGGTACATCTTTGTCAAAGTCGGATAGTTTAGAAGACGTTGAAAGCAAAGACTTGGAcacagagaaaaacaaaaaggaagaattAGAAAACAGTAATGGCACAGCAGGGATTGCGGAACCCGAGGAGGTGAGCTTTGCTCGCGAAGAAATAAGTACGTTGATAGCAGAGGAAAAGCGAACATCAGATCTGAAAGCTGACCTGCAAGAAAAGCTGCAACAAACAAGGAAGGAAGTGGAAACCCTGGAGGAACTTCTACCGAAGAAAATAAGCAGCGAAGAGAACCGAGAAATTTTAGGCTTGTTGTGTAAGATTCATGAGCTTGAAATCACGAATGCTGAGTTACAATCAAACTCTTTACTCAGGGAAAACTTGTTACAGCAAAAGGACTTGGAGATTAACAAGTTTGAGTCTAGGCAGAGGCTGTGCTATGAGATAATTCAAATGCAAAGAACAGTAATCAATG ATTCAGGAGTTAAGTGTCCCACTGAACTTGACGCACTTTATGAAGTTTACACGGAGCAGTCGGCTGATTTTCTTTCAAGTACGGAGGAAAGCAAGCAGACTTCTTTGAACAATGTTCAAAAG gcCTCGATTCTTAGTGAATTCAACCGAAGAATGATGCCTATTACAAGAGAGAGATTAT TCACCGTCAGTAAGCTGTCTCCACTTAGTGAAGAAACACCGTCCCGTTTGGTGTCACTACAGAACTCACCGGTAAAGAGGACACGCGCTCCGCCATCTGCCTCCGCCGTGTCGGAGGATGATGTCTTTATGGCTGATTCCAG CTCTCCATTGCCGCTTTCCATGCCAAAGATGACGAGAAAGCTGTTAAGTTTCACCGAAGATGGCGAAAGCGAGCGGAGTACACCGACAGAGTCAATCGTAACCGAAGAGTCTCGCGAAGAAGTAACACCAGCAACCCCAGCGAGCCCTGTGTTTGCCAGGACAAGAAAAATTTCCCAACTGGCCACGCGCCGCAGGATTGGCCTGGAAAAGAATCTAAGCCGGAGTAGCTTGGAACCTGGTAATGAGTTTCCTGTGAAGGCCAGTTCTGTGACTGACATGCGTGCGCATGAACAAACGGTTGCCAGACAGAATGTCAAAGCGGATCGTACCTTGTCAACGAAGGCATCCCTGAGTATGAGTGATTTGACAGTGATTGACAAGAGAACGGGAGATGTGTCCTGCGAAGAGACGATCTCGCTAGACAAGCAAAAAAGCCCTGCTATCAGTAAGATGAAAAAAGCACCTCAAAGAATTTCCAAGAGATTACGATCCGCTTCCTTAGACGAAGGAAAGGTGTTGCGAG TAAAACCTCGACGCACACGCAAAGAAGAACTACAAGACGCGGCGCGTCAGAAGGCCGCCGCGGCATTGGCAAAAAAGAACAGACTCTACACCGGACCAAACGCCGAAGCACGGAAGCCTTTCGTTGTTCGCAGATCGAGAGGTCCAAATTTGACCAAAGCCACGCAACACGACGCCAAAAAGGCAGCGGGGAAACCGTCGGCTTCAGCAGATAATAGTCAACTAAATG GTGAAATTCaaaccttctggacgaatgttACCCCTCCCTCGACTGTCCATCAATATGGAGTCAATTACGGGAAGGGACACACCATTCAAAAGCGCTACCGCGGACCAGCTGAGATCCGGGGTTCCGATTCCAGCCGATCAACTCCGAGGCTAAAACCAGCAAAGAACCCACCCAGGACTGGTGGTACCAAGTCTGTGGACGAATTATCTGTGAGTGGTGTGGCTGTGCGTCCTAGCAAACAGACGGCTGGCATGCGCAGAAGCTAG